GGAGGAGACTCCGAAGACCTTGGCGACGAGGCGGGCTCCGGTGACGACCACGCCGTTTAAGTGCCTTGtacattttttctttgttttttgtatttttgtacttttgtacTTTTTTTGTCAAGgtcatttggcctttgtaaagactttatgtatatataatacaaGGCTTCATTTTCCCTTTGACAATTTCtgagttttgttttccttttctttattctttatgttCGCAAAGTTCGAAATACCTTAGTATGAACTAGTTAGGTCATGGTCGGTGGTTCGATCAGGCCTTGCCTTtgacattattttgtttaaggcatCGTGGGGGTTCGGTATGTCCAGAATGTTTACCTAAAGTACTTATAATATTTTAGATTATagtttgtcgagggtagcctttagaaccgatTTAGAAATTGTTCAAGGCCTTattttttgttacgggtctcggacgtctccgagccattttaatATAATTATAGCCTTTTAGTTCGTGTGTTGCCCTGTGGTATTATCACCTCGAATTATCCGTACTTTCCTAAGATAATAATCCCCAAATTTGGATGGTCGTAACCTTTTAGTTCGGGCgctgcctaataggtcttgtgccccGGGCTCTGATAGCCCAGGCTGTACGAGTTTGTTTCTGGACAGCAGTCCCCAAGTGGGAGAGATTGTTTGAACCTGTATAAAGGAGGCCCTTGGGATCGATCCCTTTAGGGGATCGAATGTGGGATAttcagaaagaaaagaaaaattttaagGGACAAGATGTTTATCCGCAAGGTAAAGACCTTCTTTTGTTTCTGTGCATAATACATACGATTACACATGAGTACAAGATTTATGTCAGGGCTCGAGcagtctatgtgggcacggttcattcgaccgtttggccatTAAAATAAATCTTATTGTCCGAGCTGATACCATTCAATCAAAAAgattctttccttgctaaagtcgttATTCGAGGGTGATGCCCACTAGTGTTCGAGACCGATCGTAGACAAGCCTCGAATACTGTTGTCATGATCTTCGATACCAGTTCGCAACCaaccttcaattctaagttagcacgatttactgttgcctcgttaaaaaccttaccggaaaactcatttgggacaaaaccggttcaagggaaaaagagtgcaatgcatgctttcaggcctaaacaTTGTGTCGTTCTTTGACGGtcgcctgcaagtgttagttcaaaatgcaaataagtaaaaggaatgaatgggatcgtaccttagcagtaatatcgcttcaagtgaattatgttccagttgttcggtagttgctcacCGTTCATTATTCCGAATTTGTACGATCCCTtaccggtgatctcgataatttgataaggACCCTCCCAGTTCGGTCCCaacttcccttcattcgggttcTGGGTACTTAGCGTGACcttccttaacaccaagtccccgacattAAAATGTCGAAGGTtagctcttcgattgtaatacctctcgatccgctgtttttgggTGGCCAACCGAACAAGGGCGGCTTTGatcctttcatctaatagctccaggattatattcatggcctcgtcgtttgattccttggttgcatatcgaaacctaaGACTTGGTTCTCCAACTTtaaccggtattagagcttcggcgcTGTAAACCAGCAAGAATGGGGTGGCCCTAGTACTAGACTTctaggtcgtacggtatgcccataggtcTTCGGGCAGGATTtacttccattttcctttggcgtcggtgaagctcccactagggtggtagggtgtttataggatccttttgatcttatggtcatcGAGAAACTtgctcactttgctgccgataaactaCTTCTcgttgtcgcacacgatctcggccggcattccgaaccgacatataatgtgatcccaaatgaagtcgatgacttctttttctatgACCTTCTCATATGcttgggcttccacccacttagataaatagtcagtcataaataatataaattgagccttacccgGTGCCCATGGAAGGAggtcgacgatgtccattccccatttcatgaacggccatggcgacAAAACCGAATGCAATAGCTCCCCGGGTTGGTGAATCGTCGAAGCATGTCTttaacatttatcacatttttgtatGAACTCATTCGCGTCCTTTTCCATAACGATCCTGTAGTAGTCGGCTCTCATTATTTTTCAAACCAATGATTCAGCGCCAATGATTTCCATAGGTGTCGTGATGTATTTCCCTCAGAACGTACTCGGTATCACCTGGTCCTAGACATATCATGAGTGGGCCATCGAATATTCTTCTGAACAGGGTTCCATCTTCGGACAAACTAAATCGGGCTGCCTTCatacgcagggccctcgattcctttggatccgaAGCAGTTTTCCGGCCTTaagatattctatatatttgtttctctagtcccaagttaggctcgttgagttaatctcagcatggccttcttccactaccaatctcatgagttgtacgactgccCCCGAGTGGAACTCGtcatcctcgaccgatgatcctaagttagcaagggcatcagcctcactgttttgatcccgaggtacgtgttgcaaagtccactccttgaaccgatgtaatgttacctgcaacttatccagatacctttgcattcgttcttctctgacctTGAACGTCGCATTAACTTAATTCACCACGaagagggagtcgcacttagcttcgatcacctccgcccccaagcttttgcctagttcgagacctacaatcatggcctcatattcggcctcgttgttagtcaatttcacagtcctaatagattgtctaactacattgcccattggtggcttcaatacgattccaagtccggacccttttgcattcgaggcgccatccgtaaagagggtccagatccccgaggACGTCCCCGAGTTcaccaacaactctctttcgacctcgggtattagggtcggcgtaaagtcggccatgaagtctgccaatatttgagatttaatggcggtccggggtcgatattcaatatcgtacccgctgatctctatggcccatttggccaatcgtcccgagagctcggatttatgcattatattttgcaatgggtaagtagtcacaacacatataggatgacattgaaaatatgatttcagcttcctagaggcacttagcaaagcgagtgccaatttttctaggtaagggtacctagtttcgacctcacctagagtcctgctaacatagtaaatctaaaattgcgtaccttgctcttcccgaaccAGGACTCCAATTACCGTTATTTCTGATACATCCAAGTACAGGTATAGTTGTTCGTCTATCTTCGGCGTGTGAAGCAGCGGGGGGGTCGATAGAtaccgcttgagttcctccaagtcCCGTTGGAactccggggtccatgagaagttattcttcttcttcaataatgagaaATACCGGTGTCTCTtctcggaggacctcgagatgaattgccccagggcggctatgcgtcCGGTTAATATTTGCACgaccttcacgttgtccacaatcgtgatatcttcgatggctttgatcttatcggggttgatctcgattccccggttggataccatgaatccgaggaatttacctgatccaactccaaacgcatatttctccgggttcagcttcatattgtatttcttcaatatgctgaaggtttcctgcaaatgttttaaatggtcctctactcgcagggacataaccaatatatcgtcaatgtaaacctccattgattttcctatttgttcctcgaacatccggtttactaggccttggtaagtagcaccaatattttttaatccgaatggcatCATGCTATATCAATATGtgccatatttagtgatgaaggagttTTTTTCCCAATCACCCGGGTTCAtccatatttggttgtacccggagtacgtatcgagaaaactgaggatctcgtggcaggtcgtggcatcgatcatgcgatcaatgttgggcaaagggaaggagtccttgggacatgccttattcatttctttatagtctacacacattcttattttattccttttttaaggactaccactacgtttgctaaccaatccaggTATTTAAACTCcctaatggatcctattttaaagatttctcgtccttgatgaaagcatgtttgacctcggactgggccTCATCTTTTTCTTGACTGGGTGGCACTTCAAGTCCATGTTTAGCTTGTAAGTGGTTATCTCCGGCGGTATCcttgtcatatcaaggtgggaccaagcgaaacaatcttcgttagatataagaaattgaatgagttatttCCTGAGCTTGGGGCttaaccccgtgcctaggtatacctttcgatcaggCAAATGTTCGGTTAGCACGACTTGTTCCagttcctcgaccgttgattttgtagcatcggaatcatcgggggaTATGAAATATCTGGGGACTCTATAATCGTCGTCCTCGTATACTCTTTGTTCCTTCGATTTCGTCGAGGCTggtatcggtgattgctatttggacCCATCTTTGACCATCCGATTTGGATCCTCCGATGTCGAGAGTGTGGATGCCGTGattacctcatcgaccgcaaacatcTCATTGGCGGCCGGTTTTTCCCATAAGCTATTTGGACTCCTTCGGATGTTGGGAATTTTAGCACCTGGTGTAGTGTcgagggtactgctctcatgttgtgaatccatggcctcccgaacaaagcgttgtatctcatatctcctttGATTACATAGAACTTGGCTTCCTGAATAGTTCTGGCGATGTTCACCAGTAATGTTATTTTCCCTTTAGTGGtctcgcatgccatgttgaacccgttcagGACTCGGACCGTaggtacgatctgatcttgtaggccgagttgttctacgacccttgatctgatgatgttggctgagctacctgaatcaattaacacacgcttaattcgagatttatttacgagtaccgatattaccagtgcgtcgttataGGGCTGCACGACCCCCTCAGCGTCTTCGTCGTTgaagacaaggttccttccggTACATAATCCCGAGtctatttttcccttgtgatggatactttggtgcattTCAGCATCAGACCCTAGGGAATGTCGACTCCACCGATGATTATGTTAATGACGCGCTAAGTCTCTTCCTGCTCGGTCTTCTTATGAgaatccctattcctgaagtagttcttggcccgatcactcaTAAACTCTCGGAGATGCCCGTTGTTGAACAGTCGGGCCAACTTTTCTCTTAATTGTCGACagtcttccgttctgtggccatgagtgccatgatatttgcatattaAGTTGGGATCCCTTTGGGATGAATCCGATTGTAAAGGTctaggccatttggtatctttgatgcgtccgatggcagaTACAATAGCAGCGGCATCGACGTTGAATTGTACTCCGATAATCTCGATGCTTTTTTAGCCCCGACGGGCCTGTCGAAGCTGGTTTTGCTCACGAGTCCCCGGTTGctctcgatcacttctcctttcattttTCATAGAGTTCCGCTCGGACCCACTGCTTCTTCGATCTTCATTATACGGTTGATACCGATCCCTGTTTGATCTTTgttcacgatcaatgtctctcttgactctatCGATGGTTCTGACGGGATACACGAACCCGGAGGGGCCCCAAGTTGATAATCTTCGAtcctgattttcgattgataccaGTTATGGATATCGGCCCAAGTGACAGCCGAATATTtcaccaaattttgttttaactactgtgaagccaacgagctccgaacattgagtccttgggtaaaagcttgaacgacccaatcatcagcgaccggtggcaggtccatccgttccatttaaaaccgggacacgaactctctgagcatctcattatccttctatttttctttgaaaaggtctgatttccttgtctcgaccttgatagccccggcgtgtgctttcacgaaagaaTGTGCACGCATagaaaatgagtcaatagaattaggaggtaagttgtgataccatatcatagttCCTTTTGACAGGGTCTCTCTGAACGTTTTCAACAAGACatattcgatctcatcatcctccaagtcgttccctttgatggcacacgtgtaggaGGTAACATGCTCGTTTGGGTCGATCGTTCTGTTGTACTTAGGGATCTCGGGCATTCGgaacttcttagggatcggctttggagccgcgctcggaggaaaaggtttttgcataaatttcttggaatccaaTCCTTTCAATATTGGCATTGTGACAGGGATTTGTTtgaccctagaattgtaggtttctaccttttgtcattagcttcgattttcttctcccctgattctatcaattttgtcagttcctcgagcatctttatgatctcggggttagtccccgatttGTTTTCATGCGACCTCTCTGCGATCGGTTCATCCCTGCGGGCGACTTCCCGGGACGGATCGGGTTCAATTCTGCTGGGTGCACGACTTCggttctgtaactgagctatcgtcGCATGTTGAGCATATAACATTTTGAAGATCATCCGTAAATTGATCCCGTCTCATCATATGTTTTATGTATTTTGAGCTATTGATCGGGCTCTACCACGGACGCTATTCTCGGGGTCGGTAGGCAGATTTGTGTTGATAGCCACATGCGAGTTAGCGTCAATAGGGTTTGCGACCGGAATTTCGATGAGATCAACGGGCGGTACCTCGTCACTGGgcactatgttgttatttttgccGTGATGGACTGACTCATTATCAACGTGTAGTGATActgactgagagtttgacattttgagatttaacttgaaattagagacacttcaaagaacaaatgtaaagtagtatgtgttatggagatttgtatcaaataaccactattatccttagccccacagtgggcgccaaactgtttaccctcaaaatcggataacaattgaatttataagtggttttaaggatacgtggattaacttgacacaaaatgataaattaaaataaataatgataaagtaaatgcaaaccacacgaattggacAATTTCAGCCTTGGAAGGTTAGCCACCCTCGAGCCGAATGCACTTCGATCGGTATCAAGACTCAGAAGaataagagcttaaagagaaTAATAATAATGTGTTGCTTTGGAATGCGTATTACAATGTCTTAAATGAATTATCagatcccttttatatagtagaagagtcctactttaggtacaattctataaaaggtaaaaaatctcttgatttgccgATTGCCAGTTCctcattgatacgtgccgagactCCCGCCGTAATATACAACCGGCCACGGATATTTAGGTCTTCCGttatgctaacaatgtttcttCAAACTCATTCGGGGCTGAAATTGATTTCAGGATCACGACCCCGATACTCTTGAAGGCATGCGCTCCAACCCCGGGATCTAGCCCGATGGGACTTGGGGTCGATCTTCAGTCCTTTATTGCCATGTTCCGAACTTGACCTACTATGTCGTAGGCGAACtcgatttttaccgtatacactGTTTCACAATGAGTAATatcatatttctttatttagggataatttaatttttaatttcattttatcttAATATTCAACTTTTATAGCGATACAAATATCATAATATATTTAGGATCATAAATTACAAAAGCCttataatcatacaaaaatacaaatttaaaagatttttttttctaaaacttAGGGCATGTTTGGATGGGCTTAAAAGCTGGTCAAATTAGCTTTTAAGTAGTTTTTAACTCGTGGAAGTGTTTGACAACCAAGAAAAGGGctttaaaaagttaaaatctaCTTTAAAAAAGCCAAAACCAATAAGTTGAAAAACTCAACTTTTTCGAAATTGGAGTAAAAGCCATATTGCTTTGACCAAAGATATTACATTCTTATCCCTTATAAaaaattttaattccaaaattaCCCCTTAGTAGAAAACCCTACAACAtactatcttttcttttctccattcttgtTGCAGCAGCCTCTgctttcttcttcgtcttcttccaTATCTTTCCTCTgttttcctttcatttctttctttacactttcattcattatttttccctcttttccctttcctttctttcttccccAGTGTTGCTCACTTCCCCGTCACATTCCTTTTGTCAATTCTAATCTTCGTTCTTCATCTTGCCTTTGCTATTGTCATTCTCCAATATTTGTCAATTTCTTGAAGTTCTTAACGTCAGCAAATAGTAGTTTTTAAAATAATGTTTGATACATTccaatattttgtaaatattgttcttttagcttctttttttggttccgtaatatttaatttttttggtcgttgaatccttccttttttttaattggtGTGACTATATTCTTAAATCAAATCATTCAATGAATTTGAAGCTATGAACGGATAATATAATATTATAGTCATCATCTTCTTTATAATGCTAACAACTTTAAGAATATTTCAGTCATTGTAACAAGAAAAAGTGCTTACCAATACTTGTTTATCAAACAATTCATCAGCTTGTTTTCAGTTTCAGCAGTTTTATCCAAACatgtaactgcttatttataaaacaagATCCACAACTTATAAAGTACTTTTAAGCACTTAACTTAAAAGCcattttttaagccaatccaaaatGGCTCTTAATCAAGCTATATCATATAAATTGAAGTAATAGAGCAAATAAATCAAGTCGATGGAGTTCCACAAATAAAGACAAAAAAGTCTCCGTCCCATAGTTTCCACCCCGTATCCTCTATCCTTGTCAAGAGCAGTTGCCAAGAAAAAACTATCTTCCTTGCGAAGGTATAGTACTAGTTTTCCACAGCATAATTAAAACTATGCATTTGGTCGTGTCCTCTTACTTGTTCCTCCATTTCCTATAAATTAAAGCGTCATATATAATCAGACGACTCAACTAagcccttctctctctctctctctttgtttTCCCTTATAAATTACACTATATACTCATCATCGTTTTGTTCAACTACTAATTAATATGGCGGACGCTTCCTACAGCCACCCTTTGTTTAGCTGCAGGAATTGCCGGAATCCGATTGCTCTTCGAGATGATCTTCTCTCTAAACGTTTTGTGgtaattttcactaattattttcGTTTTGTTTATTAATTAATTCTCTCTAGACTTAAACAACTGAATTTATAATAGGCAAAATCAGGAGGAGCATACCTTTTCAAGCATGCAATGAATATAGTGGTGGGGAAAAAGGAAGATAGGCAACTAATGACGGGTTACTTCAGCGTTGCTGATATATTCTGCAGCAAGTGTGGGGAGGAGTTGGGTTGGAAGTATGTTAAAGCTTATGATCCTTCCCAAAAGTACAAGGAAGGCCGTTTCATTCTCGAGACTGCCAAAATTCTCAAAGAATATTAATTGATGATCACTACTCATTTGTAGATTAATAAAATTTCTGGCCATGTAAATATTGATGTTATTTAAAACCTACgtttaatctttttttttgtcATGCTACAGTACTATACGTACTGATCTGTAAAATTTGGGTAACTTTTTATATACAAGAAGCAGTTTCTCTAATTGCAAGCATATATAATCATACAAGAACTGCCTAATTAATTTTATTTGGAATGCGTTGATGTCTTTACCTGCTAATATATGAGAAAGGGGTCTGATATAGTCATCAGAATCTACAAGATAATAAGATGATATTTGTGGTCAGTGGTCTAGTCAAATATATGCCATATCTTACTTTAAGCTCTCGATtggattttggcttcattttaaaaaaaaatatatgatcatgttttgaaaaaattaacttcaaaaattttcaaagttcCCAAAAACTAGTTTATGACAGTTTTAGGGTGAAAGTTTTTCATCTGCTcataaaattttaactttttttcaaataaaatacatgttcaAATATAacttcaattttcaaaaattatttttcaacataactttaactttcaaaaattatttttctaacacAGTTTCAAAAACTTTTTTTTCTACTCAAATCAAATTGATATCAAACGCTAGCTAAATGGGTGGATAATCTAACATCTTAAGCAACCTTGGGAGACTTGGAGGTTTGAATGTGGACCATGGGGTATACGATCCGAAATTTAGCTGAAAATGACGGTCTTCTTTTTGGTCAACTAGTAAGTGGGGTTATGGATCAATACAACTTGTTTCTTTCGGTGGACCAATAGGCTTCAGTAGAACATTGCATCTTATCAGTTGATGTCCTTTTAGATATGAGTGattagaataaaaaaataaaattatttatttatattattaaaaaaaatagattgaaTAATAAATTTTTGattcaaatatggataagattcatattatccacttaaaaatGGATGACTAATAGATAATCAATGAGTTTAGCTTTCACATTTATAAAAACTCAAATTGGGGTTTCCTTAAATTTGGAAGACTAGAAATCtttccaaaagtgatcatattcaaaaaTCAATGGATAATATGAATATTCATTTTATCCGCCGATTAACTCATTTTTTATTAGTACTTAATATCGGTTGGGTTGGATATTTTATTCGTTTTTCTGCATTATTTTCTACCTGCACATATTCGACATGACCCACCCATTTGCCACCCCTAGATATgacatatttttcaaaatatcttcaacataaaaaatattaaaaattgtaGAActcttttattttgaaaaatagtgAACCTA
This DNA window, taken from Nicotiana tabacum cultivar K326 chromosome 4, ASM71507v2, whole genome shotgun sequence, encodes the following:
- the LOC107784927 gene encoding protein yippee-like At4g27740, giving the protein MADASYSHPLFSCRNCRNPIALRDDLLSKRFVAKSGGAYLFKHAMNIVVGKKEDRQLMTGYFSVADIFCSKCGEELGWKYVKAYDPSQKYKEGRFILETAKILKEY